The genomic window TGTGTGGTGCAATGGAAAGAACTGAAACCCAAATCTATATCAACTCCATTGCATCTTTCCTCAAGCAACCATTTCTGAGATAGTTCTATTCCCCCTTGGAGATAATAGCTTGCACGCTTGGTTGCTGTTGACTTGAGCGGAACTGGAGTCCTCATATATTTGCCAGATGGTTGCCCAAGATTATCTCTGTCTTCGCAACGTGTTTCCTTGGCAAAATCATTGTCCAGATCATACTTCATTCTGGTCCTACCAAATGTACTACATATTCTTCTGCTCTGCCTAGGCATTAGATTTGGAGGTGAACTGTCTATCGTTTCACCCCTCACtgcaattaaatattttaaatgattgcTTTAGTTTCACAAGAGGAGCTTTTCATTAAAGACTACAAAATGACAATGAATTGTCAAAGCAATTTATGAAATCAAACGTAACCTGCGCTAGAAGAGCATGATTCTTCACTGCTAAAGCTTgagggagggagagagagagGAAACATGTAAGTTACAGTAGTACCTTCCAACCAAATCACCTTGCAACAAAAAGTTGCTATAATTTACCTCAGCAAGCTCAAGCTATCCTTTACATCTTCAGTCCCAAAAAAAGGCCAACCTGGTTGGGCTGGCAAATCTCTTACATCATAATTCGTTTGAATTGGGTTATACCTGCCACTATATCAAAGCAACCGTTctatttagaaaattaaataaaaagaaggcCAATTTCCCAAGTACCTTGGAGGGAAATTTCATACCTTTCCCCAATTAAAGTTGTCAAATCATGACCAACTTTTGATGATAAATGCTTTGGAGAAGGATCTGATTGTggaaaaagagaaagaattaGAGGTGGATGGAAAACATTCTTAATCACAATTCTAATCATAGATGCATCAAGTAAAGAATAATAACATGAAAGAAATAAGGCAAccacactttcacatttaactcCTCCCCCTTGGAAGTAACTTGAGCCAACAATCATCCCAAGAATCTGGAGATTTCCCCCACAGAAAATTCTCAGTAAGTGAAATAGAGCACTCCAAATTCTTAAAAGACAAAGGGATAACGCCATATCATAATTTGTGTTCAAAGTTAGCATATGCAGCAAAAAACCAATGAGAAAGCaataattaaaaactaatttgtcctgttaatattaaataaaaagtgTTGAGTTAAACTATTCCataaattgaatgagaaatagCACCTAAACTATTCAAATTTGTTGCTTTGACACCCCTGCATAGATGTAATGAATTCATCAAAAAGAAAAGGTATACTCCTATCTCTCAGAACAAGGAAATATTCACTGTTGATTTCTAACCTTTTCCTCAGCATGTAATGCCCTTCAAAAGCATTATCTGGTATCTCACCATTTTCATAATCCAAAAAATCTCCAGAATTACCATCTATTTTGTGTGGCCAGTATTTCCAAGAAATGTCATCTTCCCTTTCATGGGGAAAGCCATCATCTAGGTAACTAACTTTAGCTGACaaacatataagaaaaaaaagaaatgacaTGTTGCACCAGAGAAGCCTCCACAGTATAATGATGTCTAAATATGAGAAAAGCTTAGTGAAAAAAAGAACTAGTTCAAAATGGTACTTATTGACACAGACAACAAGAATGATAGTCTGCTGCAAGAGATATTCACTATGACTAACATAAAATCTATGTTTGAAACAATAAGTGAAGATAGGCAAAAGAATTTCTGAATATCTTAATCACAAGTTGGTGCAATGTGTAAAATGAACAATAAGAATTGtgattcatgaaaaaaaaaaaaaacaccgaCTAAAGCTGAGACTCACCATCCCATATATCTTCCCTTCCTATGTTGTAGGAAATGTCAGTGTCACCAAAAGAGCACTTGCTATTTCTGTAATGGCTGTCAAGTTGCATGTCATCAGAAAAAGTGGAGAGGTTTGGCTTCCAATTGCCATGTGAATCAGTTATATCGACTGAGAACTGCGAAGGACTGCTACCAAGAGGAACATCCATGTCCTGCATCATAGCATCCTGCATTTAGCACATGATAAAAATAATCCTTCTCTACCAAATTTAAGATAAGAAACTTGAGTTTAATTTTAAGGAGAATATAATACATTCAATTTGCAAAAAGAAGCAAATGAAGAAAAAGTGAGCATTTCATTTGATAGTCCGATcccatcatttaaggttaaacaACATTAAGATGCACAATCACAAACATGATATTCTTGGGAGGCTAATGTTGTAAATGAAAGAGGTTTAATGTGAACGTTATTTTTCAAGGAAAAGATTAATTTAGAGGAAGCATAGAAATAAGAAACTGAGTATCAATTTGTTCTCTCACCACTTCTAGTTCACTATCATTTAGCACAAAGTTAGAACCCTTCAATGAGTTTAGTTGCCTTGAAAAGTTCCAGGCTAATGAGCAATCATCAGAAGAGATTCTACAATAGCAGAAAGTTAAGATctgtttagataaaattttaccaCTCCTTAATTCTATAACTTTTAGTTTATCAGGAAATACATCATATAAACTTTGTTCAAACAAACAATTAGCACTCAGCTGCTGAAGAACGTGTCAGTCTCATGGAATCTAAAATATATAAGCTGTGTGATAGACCGAAGTAAGTTGAACATAGTCCACAAGAAGATAAAAAAGAATAGAAGATAGTAAGAAATGAGAACCGAAGACTACAAATCTCTCAGTAGTTTTCACTCTTGAGTGGTTGTACAAAAACTTCGAACTGTTTAGCTTCATGCCATGAAAAGAACTTAACTATTTACTGCTTAGAGGGCCaaatgaaataaaggaatattCCCAGGAGGTTTATCAACGACACCTTTTCagggaaaaaaaaattgtaagaaTGATAGAAGGATATTCTCAGGCACACCTTAAATACATCCTACACCAGTTAAATGTGTCATATCAGTTATATAAGTAAAATTTCACTTTACCAGTCCATACCTCAACATACAATTAACTTTGAAGTGAAACCAGATTTTCTTACACATCATATCACACCTATCAAAAATAATTCCAGGTTGGTgataaacatatttattttctttggaAATCTCATATTCCCTTCTTTTATGATGTAGGTAAACCACAAATTTGAATTTAGAGAATCAATTAATTGCTGCTTGCAAATAGAAGTACCattttaaatggaaaatagaTTCATGAAGTATGCAGCTCATGGAAAAAACATGACACAGAAAGTAGTCTAGGAAACTAAAACTAACTGGTATTAGGACAACTATCTAGCGAGTGAATAGGGAATATGAGAGATCTTGCAGATTATCCATTACCTGCCCCCTTGCTTTGGTGAGTGCAATGGAGTCTTTGTTCTCATCTTACCTAAACCTGATAAACCAGAATAAATTTGGGTAATACCATGTTATTAGGATGTTGAAATTTGAAAACCAATATCACTGCATCAGTATCTTGATAACATAGAAAACAAGTAATTAATCAAAGTTGAGATACTTTCTTTAGCGATGCACTAGCAGGTTAATTAGAGCCTAAATGGGTAAGGATAACTGTAATTCCTACTCTAGACGCTAGCCACTTTCTTTGCTACTATTCTATTTAGAAGTTATCCACTTATCTTCTGGCGATTCCTTCCGTGTCCAATTTTTGGCTTACTGTggttcttttatttatatttacaggtagacctgtccatgggccgggccgggtttgggCCGGGCCCAGAAAAGATTTTGGCCCGACTCTTAGGCACGGGACCAGCCCGGCCCGACTCTtaggcccaggcccggcccgaaatatgtgCCTAAAAGTTTGCCCAGGCCCAGACCGGGAAAAAAtaataagcccgagcccggcccagcccgatttttaataaacacaaaaaaaatattttaaaaataaaaaaataaaaaatatatttttaaagtattttaaaattaaaaaataaaaatatatttattatatctacTGCCTTAATGGCTCCCTCCATTGTTAATGTATCATACCTTCAACTGAAAAAGCAACATGAGCTTCATGAACCAGACTTCTTTCTGAACCCACCTCTGATTCATCATTAATAAGCATGTCGAAAACAGATAATTCTGGAAAAGTaaatgatggagaaaaaatttgaagagaaCTATATATTTAGTTAAAAACATCAAGAAAAAAGAATCCTAATAGTATGCCGGAGTTACATATtgcaataagaaaataatatactTTTTTGGCTAGCTACAATCCTGTCAGGACATATGGAAATTGTAAACCAAATTAGTTGAGATCTTGTATATAACCAATAGTCCAACATTACAACTTACGATTCTCAGTGGCTGCATTCCAGAGATCCAAACTATCATTGGAAGCATTTAAATCATGATTATCATGATCGCTAAATGAAATCCTGTGCAGCAAAACAAGCATTAGCTTTTCACAGTGTCAGCAAGCGTTCTTGATGATTTGAGAAAGTAGTCTCCATTTTAGTCAATGTACAATTATTATGTCAAAATATTACATTGCTTAagctttctttatttttttggtaaaaacaGACGCAATAGTAATTGAACATTAACATCAAGttgttaatataaataattgtagctatgtttaaatttTTGCAGGTTTGTCTGCCTAGCACCACCTAAATCAAAAGAGATTTGATGTTTATGTGTAATAGAGGATATTTTTAGTTACACAAATATGATTTCAGTGCGACATAAAGTATTGACCTACTTTGGGCATTGTAACTCTCCTTGATAGCTTGATGGTGGAGCACCTGCACCAGCAAATGGCATTTTGCACTGAAACCCCATGGATTCCAGAGAAGTTACACCCTAGTTCACAAAGTTATGCACAGAGATATTAACAGATACCTGCTTCCTTGATTTTAACAGAGTAAGAAGGGGGTACTGAACTTGTAATGATCTTCGCTGGATCCTCTGGCATTTGATACTTAATTATCGAAGGACCAGACTTACAATGACTTCCTACTTGGTTAAAAACAAAGAATACAAAGAATACAAGGGAGAAAAACCAAGGCTGGTcaaaatttgaacaacagcataaAATGCAACACGCCATCCATGTATCAAAAAGTAGTGATCTCTAGTGAGGCACTTCCTATGACtagcacatagtagcccttatacaTATGTCTACGAATATTGAGATAGATATAGTTCCCTGGTAAAAACACATTAGCATGTCCTTTCAAATTTTCACATGATGCATTAGTAGAGAAACCTACATATCGAATAAAGCACTGAAAACATACCACTAAAGAAATGAACGGGTGACTCAGACATGAAAATAAGATTGAAGATAATTTCAAGAGACATACAAAAATATTGCTAAATTCCTGTTGCTAAAGAGCAGAGCATGGAGGTCATAGATGCAGGTGATTATCAGCTTGACATTTCAAGCGATCTTATTTGGGTTGCCTAAATCAGTTGTCCGGTAAAAGAAATTTAGGACACTTACTGCTGGGATAACACTTGCCGACAGCAGAAAAAGTTGAGAGGTTTAGCAAGCTGAGGATATCCAGAGATTGACATTCCTTTTGATGTCGTCCAGCTATGCTAGTTTCATCAGCATGGTCCTCATAACCTGTTGTCTTTTCTTGTTGTTTCCTTTGTTCAAAGTATTGCCTTTGCCTTGACAATAACAAGAAAAAGGAAAGCATCAAGTAGGAAATAATTTCCACAAAAGTAGGTGGCAAtttattggattttatgttaCAGTGCTTGACAGGTAGGAAAATGATTGATGAgtaacaaataaaagtaaaaatagagTAAGGTTGTGTACCTGTTGTGTGTAGATTTCCTTGACTGAGATTGTGGAGAGACAGGACAGCATGCACAAAAGTATTTGTATTATTTGTAGATACCCAATGGCAGTTGAAAATGAGATTGCCATAGTCATAGTCATAGTCATAGTAATACTCTAAAAGTAGCAGTGTAGTTTGTTTATCACTATGCGATAATACAAATGTGGCagaatataatattatatataattgaataaaGCAGGAAAGTAGTAGTGAAATGTTGGGGAGAGATGTGTGGGAGTAGAAATTAACTTATAGCAAGTAGTGCGCTTGGTTGGGTTGGGATGGGATGGTGGCACAAAAATACTAAATGTTCATGTAAATAGTTATAAAAGTACTAACCTAGGGAGCAAAATTGTGAAGAGTGTAGCAAGCAACAAGTAAAAACCTCTGAGTGAATGAGTGAGTCTAGTCAAAAAGTGAAATTCAGATTAGGTAACGCTTACAATCGTGACTTTCCGTCTTGATCCCCCCATCCACTGCAGCATTGTTCGCTCCCTCTCTACAAATACTTGAAAATCTTGAATACAATGCAACAGAATAGCTGAGATCCAGAGAGAGCAAATAAGCCTACAATTTTGATTAAGCTCTAAAAACCTAAGATagattttcaatcaaattaatgAAGGAATGCAAACATTGAGACTTGAGAGTAAGAGCAGGAGACATAATCCGTTGTTAGTACAGAGAGAAAAGAACATTAATAaactttggtatgtataaatCAATCAATTGTTTGTTCGTTCAATCTTAAAATGAAGGATCTTATTATTCTTACCAGATATGATAGTGTTAGCAATAATGATAGTGGTAGTAAATGAGAAATTGGCTGTCAGTTAGTTTGAAAATCTGGCAACTCTAAGTGGCAGTAACAGAGTCAGAGACTGGAAAGGAAGAGAATGAAATCCATCCAAGGCAAGGCAAGGCAGCTGAGCTGAGGAAATCAAATGTGATGGATTGGAGCTGGCAGGATGAAGGGTCCAAAAGCTTTTTAGTCAATTCAAATGCCGAATGAGTGAGTTGTAGGGGTGAGCGAGTCGGTTATTTGTATGTAACCGACTTAACTGACATTAACCTAAGATAACCAACCCGCCTTGGAGTGCCATATCCAACCTAACTGAACCGACTTAACTTCGGTTGGTTCGGTCAGTTAACCAACTTTTTTTCAGGATATGGCATTTTTTTACTGTACAATGTGAATTTTTATAGCAAATAAAAATTAGCTACTGGGAACCGAATATTtggatataaatttttaattacaatACAATTACCAAGTTTATTGCTCTAACATTTATGTCAAAAATGAAATGCTGGAAAGTTTTGAGGAAAAATTCGCCCAGGAACTCAATAACAAGTAGCGGACGCCAAGAACTGAAGGACCATAACAGCACAAATAGGAAGTTGTATGTATATATAGCATCATCTGTGTCCGCAAATGGCTGAAATGGTTGCAATTAGATGATTTTAGaaattagaataaatcaaatttcATAAACAGAGTATGAATTAGTGAGGAGTTTTAATAAGAAAGAGTAACAACAAATTGAAGAAAAGTAACTaaacaaaagtttaaaaaaatgagaagttttatttattttaatctatgaaagctttgaaaacttttttaaaaaagattaccAACAAAAATTAAGTGGTAATCAATCACAAAGAACGCAAATAACAATCAATAACCACAAATGTCAATGAGGTTCAATCCTAAATCAAGAAATACCTTACTGAATCTGAAAGAGGGAGGTCGAATGGTGAGGTGAGGTGCCCCGGCTTGTAGAATGAGGGAGGCTATACGGTGTGAGTCTGTGAGATGAACGACGGTTGGGCGGTCGGGGAGAAATAACGGAGGTGTCACCGCTTGAGAAGAAACTGGAAAAAAATGCTATTGAAACTGTCGTTTTGGGTGGGGTGGGggatttatattttcatttggattatattataatgattcataatttattgttatatctatttaatttagtttaaattgctGGGTTTAGGTTTTTAAATTTAGAGTTAAATCTATTTAATTTGTTGGCTTCTCATTTAATTTTATTGGGctgtattaaatataaatatttggcCTTGACCTATTATTGGGTTGGgttaagtataaaatataaatatatttaaaatgtttttttaactaTTAAGTCAATTGGTTGGATTATAGATTTTAATAACTGATAACCAATCTCTCAAACcaatttaattaaactcaaaattgattaaattaattataatcaaAAATTGTTGTCCTCTAATTAATTGTCATTCCCACAAGCCCATTTAAAATTGTGGGAGGGAATTAGGGAATAATAATCAGTCTATTACTGTGATTTGATTTGACTGATGAGACCCTAGCATGGACCAtcaccatacacaatttctcatccAGCCAATCCAATCTATATGCTACTAGGATGTTCTGCCGACCATGCACtattttaattgtattaaataattagttatgaaaattttattaaaatactcCGCGACTGTACAACGGGTAAAAGACTCTGGTATAAGTTGCTAAATCCGagtgattttgatattttatttgctGGCTTGGTCATACGATAACCTCTGGACTAGTACTGTCTGTAATGGTAGTGGTGTATATTGAAATGTATTCTTTGCGTCTTTTATTTGACAGGCATGGAAGTGAAGAAAGTATTCCGGCGAAACACTTTTCTGGTCGCACGGATAACAAAGATGTAACTCGGGCGAAAAGACTGGAATTGAGCTGACTAATGGTACAGTCCCTACCATTTCAGGCATTAGTTCTATTGGGGGTGTCATACGTGACTCCAATGCCGACTAGTTGTTAGGCAGAACTTTCGGTAGTGTTGGAAGGTTTGCAGTTTGACTGGTCTCTGGTATATGTTGACAAAGTCACTGTAGTGAGCTTATTAAATGATCATGAGGCTTGCTCAAGTTAACTAGCCTTGGTGAGAGCTATTTCCTTTGTATAATATGACAGCTGATTAGATGGCGAAAGTGAGAATGAGAATTGATAATGGTACTCTTATCTATGCTCCTATGCATTAGGATGTTAAAAATAGCTTTGAGAAAGATCTTTATGGTACTTCTTTTAGGAAGtagattttaatttaatgtagAGTTATTCACTAAttccattaaaaaatatttattaatcattttaaaatttgattttttaagtattttttagtTGACTCGTAATACTTAAAACACTTAGTATtaatatctataatatatatattagaattttGAGTTACTATCAttcatccatcaaaattttaattaagtgataatatcTATCCATCATTacacttaaatatatatttttttgaagagAAATTCATTCAATGAATAAGATTATACAATTTCGAGGAAGAATAAACATACGTTGTACGCGCTAAAGGACAAGCTCCATTAATACAACAAAAGCTTCAAATCCAACATCAATAAAATATTATGGCACGTTAATAATCGGTTCTGTCACAACTCAGGCACAACATATCAAGAGTGATTGCAAGCATTTAATACAATAAGAAAATCAACCTCAGATGGTCTAAATCAGCGAGTATGAATCAACAAAAGAACTAAGCATCTATCAAACTAGAGGAGAAGACGACAAAATCAAACCTAAAATTACTCACACAAGTAAGACTATCGGTGGTGTTTCATCATTGATAGGTACCATCATCTTGTGAATACAATAAAAATACCGATAAAATATATCTATAAATGAAAAGTGAGAAGAGGAATGATGGGTATGGAGTGACAAAGGATTGATGGAAACGAGAAGATACCCACATATTTGCCAGTGAAGCTTAAAGAAGCTCTAATTGGGATGGATCAAATATTCCCGagtaagggtgagtttggattgACAATTTAGTACgatgcggtgcgtttagcttactttttgtcgcacgctacagtatcgctataatatctaatctcaccgccaccgctattttattaaaaactcatcATCAAATCTCTTATTACTGTTTCTGTACGTCACTCTTTGCTCATGTTGAGCACCTttcattacaaaaaaaaaaaaaaagaagaagaaaaaaaaatctacgCGGACGACCGCGGACCATTCATTCTTATTACTAGATGATTTATTAAAAACTGAGCAACACCCATCTCGGTTAGGAGAGACACCCAACATCAATAATAAAGTCTTCTCCTCCCTTCTCTGACCTCCCCGCCAACATCCCCCCCTCCCCCACCTTTCCTTTCTCTGTAAGTAACCAAGTATCTTTTCATTTTACCTTTGTTTGTTTGTAAAGGTAAGGCCGTCTCTGTCTGCTAGCAAATTGCATTGTGTGTTGCCtgcctttctttttcatttcaaagTCTCTGTTACCGTTTTCATCTCTTTTATCGAAAAATTTTAAGGACATTGTTGgacatttctttttaatttccattttctcATCCATTTCATATGCTTGTTGCCAAACCGTTGTTCAATTTACTTGGTTGAGTTACTAGTATGATGTTCTTATATATACCCTATGGTAATTATTAGTTTTGAACAGGACTTTGCAACTGTTGTTTTCTGATAGATAGGTTTGCACATGTCTTTGATTCAATTTCGTCTTACCCTGTCTTTCTCTACCAGCAGTATGGCGGATTTGCCCTCCTTTTCAACTAAAGAATTTTATTGGCTAGCATCATGCTTTTGTGGCATCATCACCTGCAAACTGGTAAGTAGTCCAATATGCTTTTGCTTTCATCAACGACATTTTTGGTGGATTGGAATTTTTTTCAGCTCTTTCTTCTTCGTAGATATCGGTCAAATTCAATGGCTTTAATTAATCTTCGTTTTCTTTtccatcttttataaattcaatacACTCTAATCTTGGCACTCGGTAAAACATCCTCAGCCTTCTCTAGTTCGtgttacttaaatttttttttcctaaatCTTGTTGATAGATTAGCTTCATAGGTAGCTTTTTTTTCTGGCAATGGTAATAGTTATGGTTGTATAAAATTGCTTAGAATCCTATTCGGCCAGTTTCTACCATTTGTTTTTTTCCAGAATTTAGGAATAGGATTTGAAATTGGGaattaagaaaaagagaatgGCTGTGAATAGTACCTTAAAACAGAGAGGAAGAATAGGTTGGTTGAGAAAAAAATGGTTTGGCACCAACAATGATGCAACTAAATTGTGCCGACGCTCATAAAAGACCTGCCTTCCCGAGATTCTAACCTCAAATGAATCATAAAGGTTTGGGGAACTTAGGATAAGACAGCTTCACGCTGACCACCAAAAGACCCTGGTAGTGGTTCCACTTTTGAACCTGTATCTTTGAATTTTGGGTCAAAGTTATCCATATCTACATTTGCTGTCCATGCCCAAGTTGGAGTAGTTTATTAGGTTTGTTCTAAGTTGCCAAAGTTTGTGGACTATTTAGGGAAATTATCGAAATCGATTGAAATTAGATTTAAACCACTTTATCTTAGGTTAATCTATTTAGGACTGCCTAGAACTGCAGTATTAGATTTGTCATCAGTATGATGGAATTCACATTTCACCTTTAGATTACagaatgtatatatttatctaatttCTGATACTCATATTCAGAGTTCAGACATTCTTACACTGGGAGTATTTGAACTTTCCAAACAAAAGAATCATGCATTGGAAACATAATACAATTCTATCATTAAATATCATAAGTTGGCTTTAGCTTTAGAAGTAAATTGAGTAGCTGGAtaataatttctttctttctttcttttttatatagTAAAGGTAATTTCCCTTCTCTTTTTGGGTCTATTTGTTGGTATTTTTTATAGTTGAAATGTTTTAGAGATTAATGGAATGTATGAGTTATATGTCTTTTTTAACTACGTTACCAagacttttcatttttttctaaaatatggtGATCTAAATATATGGAAAAACTTTAAAAGATTTAGTATATCCATGTTGGACGCATCCTTGTATTGCATCTGACACTAACCCTCGATTCTAAGTAACAGCCTTTTAATACTGTTTTTGAGATAGTCTCTCTCCCTCTATTTAAGTTCTAAATATGTTCGATATTATTCTTGCAGGTCTATGATATAACAGGTTTTATCAGCCCTTTTTGTT from Gossypium hirsutum isolate 1008001.06 chromosome D12, Gossypium_hirsutum_v2.1, whole genome shotgun sequence includes these protein-coding regions:
- the LOC107930916 gene encoding uncharacterized protein isoform X5 yields the protein MLQWMGGSRRKVTISRKSTHNRQRQYFEQRKQQEKTTGYEDHADETSIAGRHQKECQSLDILSLLNLSTFSAVGKCYPSRSHCKSGPSIIKYQMPEDPAKIITSSVPPSYSVKIKEAGAPPSSYQGELQCPKISFSDHDNHDLNASNDSLDLWNAATENQLSVFDMLINDESEVGSERSLVHEAHVAFSVEGLGKMRTKTPLHSPKQGGRISSDDCSLAWNFSRQLNSLKGSNFVLNDSELEVDMDVPLGSSPSQFSVDITDSHGNWKPNLSTFSDDMQLDSHYRNSKCSFGDTDISYNIGREDIWDAKVSYLDDGFPHEREDDISWKYWPHKIDGNSGDFLDYENGEIPDNAFEGHYMLRKRGVKATNLNSLDPSPKHLSSKVGHDLTTLIGESGRYNPIQTNYDVRDLPAQPGWPFFGTEDVKDSLSLLSSEESCSSSAVRGETIDSSPPNLMPRQSRRICSTFGRTRMKYDLDNDFAKETRCEDRDNLGQPSGKYMRTPVPLKSTATKRASYYLQGGIELSQKWLLEERCNGVDIDLGFSSFHCTTQANLPSVGSQLWAEDPIGAFPVPELNLNVKSCFNTPKHSESIHCFPFSCFTSEKFAFCQPLNQTNAFDSPVFSNIGAGSIKHALSPDSGRQGVPLDLFDAGQHREIGFLDLSVRGRVNGDDKRKPKSPPANCKQLEFEMENCFGNDLLFSKEPIVMGGSNPNNKEDEFNEAKDGTLETKGSLGVETSPSVKIHEKGESKGYECDVEIPLPCQSGTEQKEQK
- the LOC107930916 gene encoding uncharacterized protein isoform X2 gives rise to the protein MLQWMGGSRRKVTISRKSTHNRQRQYFEQRKQQEKTTGYEDHADETSIAGRHQKECQSLDILSLLNLSTFSAVGKCYPSRSHCKSGPSIIKYQMPEDPAKIITSSVPPSYSVKIKEAGAPPSSYQGELQCPKISFSDHDNHDLNASNDSLDLWNAATENQLSVFDMLINDESEVGSERSLVHEAHVAFSVEGLGKMRTKTPLHSPKQGGRISSDDCSLAWNFSRQLNSLKGSNFVLNDSELEVDMDVPLGSSPSQFSVDITDSHGNWKPNLSTFSDDMQLDSHYRNSKCSFGDTDISYNIGREDIWDAKVSYLDDGFPHEREDDISWKYWPHKIDGNSGDFLDYENGEIPDNAFEGHYMLRKRGVKATNLNSLDPSPKHLSSKVGHDLTTLIGESGRYNPIQTNYDVRDLPAQPGWPFFGTEDVKDSLSLLSSEESCSSSAVRGETIDSSPPNLMPRQSRRICSTFGRTRMKYDLDNDFAKETRCEDRDNLGQPSGKYMRTPVPLKSTATKRASYYLQGGIELSQKWLLEERCNGVDIDLGFSSFHCTTQANLPSVGSQLWAEDPIGAFPVPELNLNVKSCFNTPKHSESIHCFPFSCFTSEKFAFCQPLNQTNAFDSPVFSNIGAGSIKHALSPDSGRQGVPLDLFDAGQHREIGFLDLSVRGRVNGDDKRKPKSPPANCKQLEFEMENCFGNDLLFSKEPIVMGGSNPNNKEDEFNEAKDGTLETKGSLGVETSPSVKIHEKGESKGYECDVEIPLPCQSGTEQKSLMQEQK
- the LOC107930916 gene encoding uncharacterized protein isoform X8, which produces MLQWMGGSRRKVTISRKSTHNRQRQYFEQRKQQEKTTGYEDHADETSIAGRHQKECQSLDILSLLNLSTFSAVGKCYPSRSHCKSGPSIIKYQMPEDPAKIITSSVPPSYSVKIKEAGAPPSSYQGELQCPKISFSDHDNHDLNASNDSLDLWNAATENQLSVFDMLINDESEVGSERSLVHEAHVAFSVEGLGKMRTKTPLHSPKQGGRISSDDCSLAWNFSRQLNSLKGSNFVLNDSELEVDMDVPLGSSPSQFSVDITDSHGNWKPNLSTFSDDMQLDSHYRNSKCSFGDTDISYNIGREDIWDAKVSYLDDGFPHEREDDISWKYWPHKIDGNSGDFLDYENGEIPDNAFEGHYMLRKRGVKATNLNSLDPSPKHLSSKVGHDLTTLIGERYEISLQDLPAQPGWPFFGTEDVKDSLSLLSFSSEESCSSSAVRGETIDSSPPNLMPRQSRRICSTFGRTRMKYDLDNDFAKETRCEDRDNLGQPSGKYMRTPVPLKSTATKRASYYLQGGIELSQKWLLEERCNGVDIDLGFSSFHCTTQANLPSVGSQLWAEDPIGAFPVPELNLNVKSCFNTPKHSESIHCFPFSCFTSEKFAFCQPLNQTNAFDSPVFSNIGAGSIKHALSPDSGRQGVPLDLFDAGQHREIGFLDLSVRGRVNGDDKRKPKSPPANCKQLEFEMENCFGNDLLFSKEPIVMGGSNPNNKEDEFNEAKDGTLETKGSLGVETSPSVKIHEKGESKGYECDVEIPLPCQSGTEQKSLMQEQK
- the LOC107930916 gene encoding uncharacterized protein isoform X12, translating into MACCILCCCSNFDQPWFFSLVFFVFFVFNQVGSHCKSGPSIIKYQMPEDPAKIITSSVPPSYSVKIKEAGAPPSSYQGELQCPKISFSDHDNHDLNASNDSLDLWNAATENQLSVFDMLINDESEVGSERSLVHEAHVAFSVEGLGKMRTKTPLHSPKQGGRISSDDCSLAWNFSRQLNSLKGSNFVLNDSELEVDMDVPLGSSPSQFSVDITDSHGNWKPNLSTFSDDMQLDSHYRNSKCSFGDTDISYNIGREDIWDAKVSYLDDGFPHEREDDISWKYWPHKIDGNSGDFLDYENGEIPDNAFEGHYMLRKRGVKATNLNSLDPSPKHLSSKVGHDLTTLIGESGRYNPIQTNYDVRDLPAQPGWPFFGTEDVKDSLSLLSFSSEESCSSSAVRGETIDSSPPNLMPRQSRRICSTFGRTRMKYDLDNDFAKETRCEDRDNLGQPSGKYMRTPVPLKSTATKRASYYLQGGIELSQKWLLEERCNGVDIDLGFSSFHCTTQANLPSVGSQLWAEDPIGAFPVPELNLNVKSCFNTPKHSESIHCFPFSCFTSEKFAFCQPLNQTNAFDSPVFSNIGAGSIKHALSPDSGRQGVPLDLFDAGQHREIGFLDLSVRGRVNGDDKRKPKSPPANCKQLEFEMENCFGNDLLFSKEPIVMGGSNPNNKEDEFNEAKDGTLETKGSLGVETSPSVKIHEKGESKGYECDVEIPLPCQSGTEQKSLMQEQK